One Rubripirellula amarantea DNA segment encodes these proteins:
- a CDS encoding YaiI/YqxD family protein: MRIWIDADAAPRDVKDVVFRAAKRLEIETLLVANRRLATPADAPMVRSVVVVDGANVADQYIVQNALSGELAITADLPLAAELVDKGVHVIDPRGDLFTPDNIAGRLSMRNFMDELRGTGVQTSGAAPYGDRDKKEFAASFDRTLAKALKRWDRNS, from the coding sequence ATGAGAATTTGGATTGACGCTGACGCGGCCCCGCGAGACGTTAAAGACGTCGTCTTTCGAGCCGCCAAGCGATTGGAAATCGAAACGTTGTTGGTCGCAAACCGAAGACTTGCCACTCCCGCCGATGCACCCATGGTGCGATCCGTGGTGGTTGTCGATGGTGCTAATGTCGCCGACCAGTACATTGTTCAGAATGCTTTGAGTGGTGAGCTGGCCATTACGGCGGATTTACCGCTGGCCGCGGAGTTGGTCGACAAAGGAGTTCACGTTATCGACCCGCGAGGCGACCTGTTCACGCCCGACAACATCGCGGGGCGTTTGTCGATGCGGAACTTCATGGATGAATTGCGAGGCACCGGCGTGCAAACCAGCGGAGCCGCTCCGTACGGAGACCGTGACAAGAAAGAATTTGCCGCCTCGTTCGATCGGACATTAGCCAAGGCCCTCAAACGATGGGACCGGAACTCTTAA
- a CDS encoding SDR family NAD(P)-dependent oxidoreductase, with amino-acid sequence MTSQNNPVAIVTGGATGVGRACVLQLAKRGFDVFLNYSRSESDALQTASDAGAFGTTITPVKCDVSQDAEVRAMLDRLRQQHGRLDVVVNNAAMTDFVPYSDLEGLTEAKWDRVLAVNLKGTFFVSRAAAELLTAGQGGAIVNVSSVAAITGMGSSIAYAASKAGVNSMTKSLAKTLAPKVRVNAVCPGPIDSRWIREGIPGWSIDEMVADYPIPKPSSPDDIADAVIFFALGTSMTTGQILSVDGGQTL; translated from the coding sequence ATGACCTCACAAAACAATCCTGTCGCGATCGTAACCGGCGGCGCCACGGGCGTTGGGCGTGCTTGCGTGCTTCAACTCGCAAAGCGTGGCTTTGATGTATTCCTAAATTATTCGCGCAGCGAGTCCGACGCTTTGCAAACCGCGAGCGATGCGGGTGCTTTTGGGACCACAATCACACCGGTGAAGTGTGATGTTTCGCAAGATGCTGAGGTTCGAGCGATGCTCGATCGACTACGCCAGCAGCATGGTCGCTTGGATGTCGTCGTAAATAATGCGGCGATGACGGACTTCGTACCCTATTCAGATTTAGAGGGGCTCACTGAAGCGAAATGGGATCGCGTACTCGCGGTCAATCTGAAAGGTACTTTTTTTGTTTCTCGTGCTGCGGCTGAGTTGTTAACGGCGGGGCAGGGCGGTGCCATCGTGAACGTTAGTTCGGTGGCGGCGATCACAGGAATGGGTTCGTCGATTGCATACGCTGCTTCGAAGGCAGGCGTGAACTCGATGACGAAGTCGCTGGCCAAAACGTTGGCTCCAAAGGTTCGGGTCAATGCGGTTTGCCCCGGTCCGATTGATAGTCGCTGGATCCGCGAGGGGATTCCGGGCTGGAGCATCGACGAGATGGTCGCTGACTATCCTATCCCCAAGCCATCCAGTCCCGATGACATTGCCGACGCCGTGATATTTTTCGCGTTAGGAACTTCCATGACCACCGGACAAATTTTGTCTGTCGACGGAGGACAAACGTTGTGA
- a CDS encoding ParA family protein produces the protein MRSIAVINQKGGVGKTTSSVNLAAALANTGKRVCLMDLDPQAHASLHLGISAVDGDATMYEVLCGEASLEQARRVVTSNLSVVPANLDLAAAELELAGEVGREMILRDRVEDDSEKFDYMVLDCPPSLGVLTVNALVAVGEVFLPLQPHFLALHGLSKLLRTIEVVSRRLNSDLRLSGVMLCMYDSNTRLAAEVSNDLDEFFQAGQNGREFFRGAKFFDTRVRRNIRLAEAPSFGKSIFDYAPESNGATDYLALAEEVLQQECVKNGQVVRAAA, from the coding sequence ATGCGTTCAATAGCTGTGATCAATCAAAAAGGCGGCGTTGGTAAAACCACCAGCTCCGTCAACCTCGCTGCGGCACTTGCCAATACGGGAAAGCGAGTGTGTTTGATGGACCTTGATCCTCAAGCTCACGCGTCACTGCACCTCGGTATTAGCGCGGTGGATGGCGATGCGACGATGTACGAAGTGCTGTGCGGCGAAGCATCGCTGGAGCAAGCTCGTCGTGTTGTTACCAGCAACTTGTCCGTGGTCCCGGCTAACCTGGATTTGGCGGCGGCCGAACTTGAACTCGCCGGTGAAGTCGGTCGTGAAATGATCCTGCGAGACCGTGTCGAAGACGATAGCGAAAAGTTCGACTACATGGTTTTGGATTGTCCACCAAGTCTAGGAGTGCTGACGGTCAACGCGCTTGTTGCGGTAGGTGAGGTCTTTCTTCCCCTGCAACCGCATTTCTTAGCCCTGCACGGACTAAGCAAACTGCTTCGAACCATCGAAGTTGTCTCGCGACGACTCAACAGCGATCTGCGTTTATCGGGCGTCATGTTGTGCATGTATGATTCCAACACCCGTTTAGCTGCCGAAGTGAGCAACGATTTGGATGAATTCTTCCAAGCTGGTCAAAACGGTCGCGAATTCTTTCGTGGTGCAAAGTTCTTCGACACTCGAGTGCGACGCAATATTCGCTTGGCAGAAGCGCCCAGTTTTGGGAAGTCAATTTTTGACTATGCTCCCGAAAGCAATGGTGCCACAGACTACCTTGCGTTGGCTGAGGAAGTGCTGCAGCAAGAATGCGTCAAGAATGGGCAAGTTGTCCGAGCAGCGGCCTAA
- a CDS encoding biotin--[acetyl-CoA-carboxylase] ligase — MTDLLTIQGQADVRGSRVLSQLISDGVCRSAWHADRALSTNTTALDQIHKGELLPTDCPRVFLADIQTAGRGRHGRQWISETDNLAVSMVVDAGEVASPSAKLLPISVGVAIAQAIEHQIAPMRVQLKWPNDIWLNNSKLAGILIERSSVAPELAVVGMGINVGSAPEQAVSLMSATGRPIDKLEVLESIIIQVSDIMKSHDDHVINEFRSRCLLTRKRITFQYHGMDRSGECLGIDEHGRMNVQTEDGMTTIESGEVSLVRF; from the coding sequence ATGACAGACTTGCTGACGATTCAAGGGCAAGCGGACGTTCGCGGCTCACGCGTACTTTCGCAACTGATTAGCGACGGAGTGTGTCGGTCAGCGTGGCATGCTGATCGAGCGCTTTCGACCAACACAACGGCTCTGGACCAAATTCACAAAGGTGAATTATTGCCGACAGATTGTCCAAGGGTCTTTTTAGCGGACATTCAAACTGCAGGCCGAGGCCGACACGGGCGGCAATGGATCAGTGAGACCGACAATCTTGCGGTCTCAATGGTGGTCGATGCGGGCGAGGTCGCGAGTCCATCGGCGAAACTGCTTCCGATAAGCGTAGGCGTTGCCATCGCTCAAGCCATCGAACACCAAATTGCACCCATGCGGGTGCAGTTGAAGTGGCCGAATGACATTTGGCTCAACAATTCCAAGCTAGCGGGCATTTTGATTGAACGCAGTTCCGTCGCCCCCGAACTAGCCGTGGTGGGAATGGGTATCAATGTCGGCAGCGCTCCCGAGCAAGCCGTTTCGCTCATGTCCGCAACGGGGCGTCCCATCGACAAGCTAGAAGTGCTCGAATCAATAATCATTCAAGTCAGCGACATAATGAAGAGTCACGATGATCACGTCATCAACGAATTCCGATCGCGATGCTTACTTACGCGGAAACGTATCACATTCCAGTATCATGGCATGGATCGGTCAGGCGAATGTTTGGGTATTGATGAACATGGCCGAATGAACGTTCAAACAGAGGACGGAATGACTACGATTGAAAGCGGGGAAGTGAGCTTGGTCCGTTTTTGA
- a CDS encoding DUF4332 domain-containing protein has product MLQSFLRLFSSPQPPRKIESGLPNVTLYAKVPKPVDLHAPQATPKTQSRGLLQNQPQPVPHVPTVSTHRQRLLSMKLEHTRICSPRRAERLAELGIETAGDLANCDPDRIAKKFGSPKKAAHILRQYRRAVRLAASVPGMMPRDAMLLVCIHRRSVRGLAHEKPVVLHRDLERFAESSTGQSQLRGRRLPSVRRLKRWIEHCESMYVRHAAQARVA; this is encoded by the coding sequence ATGCTCCAGTCTTTTCTGCGTCTGTTTTCCTCGCCTCAGCCGCCACGGAAAATTGAAAGTGGCCTCCCCAACGTCACTCTTTACGCAAAAGTGCCTAAGCCGGTCGACCTTCATGCACCGCAGGCCACCCCAAAAACGCAATCGCGAGGGTTGTTGCAGAACCAACCCCAACCTGTTCCCCATGTTCCCACGGTAAGCACCCATCGCCAGCGTTTGTTGTCGATGAAGCTTGAACACACGCGAATCTGTAGCCCTCGGCGTGCGGAACGACTCGCTGAACTAGGGATCGAGACCGCTGGCGATTTGGCGAACTGTGATCCGGATCGGATCGCCAAGAAGTTCGGTTCGCCTAAGAAGGCTGCTCATATTCTTCGTCAGTATCGGCGGGCTGTTCGATTGGCGGCGTCCGTTCCCGGAATGATGCCTCGTGACGCCATGTTGTTAGTTTGCATCCATCGCCGCAGCGTCCGTGGCCTAGCACACGAAAAACCGGTTGTTCTTCATCGAGACCTTGAACGTTTTGCCGAAAGTTCAACTGGTCAATCTCAGCTTCGTGGCCGACGTCTACCCAGCGTCCGCAGGCTAAAGCGATGGATCGAGCATTGTGAGTCGATGTATGTCCGGCATGCGGCACAAGCGCGCGTTGCTTAG